The Drosophila nasuta strain 15112-1781.00 chromosome 2L, ASM2355853v1, whole genome shotgun sequence genome window below encodes:
- the LOC132788072 gene encoding epidermal growth factor-like protein encodes MCSLNLHCQWLMIMLCLASIALNVTSYSEYEQRYDNRRGAGQESRYYSGGSNGNRQQLPLQTPYQRPGGNYNQVDNDQQQPLSREYLVRAHESVTDREHHRCRIWVPVDMVSKYPLANIISSDMANKLANIEVCCTGTIAIRHLGVTVCRPICGCLNGVCRMPGECDCFEGFVKNDNGDCVFACPLGCQNGRCFLDGSCQCDPGYTLDETRRFCRPICSSGCSNNGRHNCTEPETCSCAKGYQLTDNNGCQPVCDPDCGIGGLCRDNNICDCGAGYTLKDGVCQTDCYQKCNNGICVSRNRCICDPGFTYHEHSTICVPV; translated from the exons ATGTGCTCACTGAATTTGCATTGTCAGTGGCTAATGATAATGCTGTGCCTGGCCAGCATTGCTCTGAATGTGACCAGCTACTCGGAGTACGAGCAGCGTTATGACAATCGGCGAGGAGCGGGACAAGAATCTCGATACTATTCAGGTGGCAGCAACGGCAATAGGCAGCAGCTGCCCCTACAGACGCCTTATCAGCGACCAGGCGGAAACTACAACCAAGTGGACAATGACCAACAGCAGCCGCTGAGTCGTGAGTACTTGGTGCGTGCTCACGAGTCAGTCACGGATCGTGAGCATCACAGGTGCCGCATTTGGGTGCC GGTCGATATGGTGTCAAAGTATCCGTTGGCAAATATCATATCATCAGATATGGCCAACAAGCTGGCCAACATTGAGGTCTGTTGCACCGGCACCATTGCCATACGGCATCTCGGCGTTACTGTTTGTCGTCCGATTTGTGGCTGCCTGAACGGTGTTTGTCGTATGCCCGGCGAGTGCGATTGCTTCGAGGGATTCGTGAAGAACGATAATGGAGACTGTGTCTTTGCCTGCCCGTTGGGCTGTCAGAATGGTCGTTGTTTCCTTGACGGCAGTTGCCAATGCGATCCGGGCTATACGTTGGACGAAACGCGTCGCTTCTGTCGTCCCAtctgcagcagcggctgcagcaacaacggaCGCCACAATTGCACCGAGCCGGAGACCTGCAGCTGTGCCAAGGGCTATCAGCTGACCGACAATAATGGCTGCCAGCCCGTCTGTGATCCCGACTGTGGCATTGGAGGCCTTTGCCGGGACAACAACATCTGCGACTGCGGAGCGGGCTACACGCTCAAGGATGGCGTCTGCCAGACCGATTGCTATCA GAAATGCAATAATGGAATCTGCGTGAGCCGGAATCGATGCATCTGCGATCCCGGCTTCACATACCACGAGCACTCGACGATATGTGTGCCTGTTTAA
- the LOC132785052 gene encoding platelet endothelial aggregation receptor 1-like yields MSLPRWLPSTNGDHCLPTCKNECAPYAECTSPNNCDCHPGYKKNATGDCLPICAPECEEFSYCISPGTCACKDGYQGEGNYCTPICSNECEDNSYCAQPEKCECFPGYNADDQDNRNCSSPTAMWILIFLGVVTVIALISLISFIVYVFTRYCKKPSYSNEKDIDVSDMRNYVKEVIAVDAMTFISDYDTAFCMMARRNREFLFLFLIQLYVSINKCEEDISWCLPDTVIENITKSVTVDHVQILVDGKTNRIQVKEKNQVQEAIPRYNSTTCRPKCSPTCVEHSTCKRIPHVRRPQCICDEGYSGNGCLPQCEKTTCGKNTVCNSPGNCDCLSGYVRSTDNTTNCVPVCDKPCGKFQSCVAPNVCNCTIGYEQDPLGHCHPICSKSCNITNFEVCVKPNDCQCVEGYARVENKCQPQCPQKCGLHQKCVKPEVCLCETNYKFDYLGVCQPICLEKCGKNEECIKPGNCTCKVGYWKNNKTETCEPYCSKGCPNYSTCGEPEKCKCNDGYQMSISGICEPKCDKCGNHTYCKEPEKCLCLDGYHRPTPSSDPCLPTCKNECGPYAECTSPNNCDCHPGYKKNATGDCLPICAPECEEFSYCISPGTCACKDGYQGEGNYCTPICSNECEENSYCAQPEKCECFPGYNADDQDNRNCSSPTAMWILIFLGVVTVIALISLISFIVYVFIRCCKKPSYSNEKDIIVSDMRNVDLGQVDTSPEGIDNSSYI; encoded by the exons ATGTCTTTGCCTCGATGGCTACCATCGACCAACGGTGATCACTGTCTACCCACTTGCAAAAATGAGTGTGCACCTTATGCCGAATGCACTAGCCCAAACAACTGCGATTGCCATCCTGGATACAAGAAGAACGCAACTGGTGACTGTTTACCCATATGTGCACCAGAGTGTGAGGAGTTCAGCTATTGCATCAGTCCTGGGACGTGCGCCTGCAAAGATGGTTATCAGGGCGAGGGCAATTATTGTACGCCAATCTGCAGCAACGAGTGTGAAGACAACAGCTACTGTGCCCAGCCAGAGAAATGCGAGTGTTTCCCCGGCTATAATGCCGATGATCAGGATAATCGCAACTGTTCCAGCCCGACGGCCATGTGGATACTCATATTCCTTGGCGTGGTTACAGTTATTGCTCTCATTTCGCttatttcattcattgtcTATGTTTTCACCAGATATTGTAAGAAACCCAGCTATTCTAATGAAAAAGATATCGATGTCTCAGATATGAGAAAT TATGTGAAGGAAGTTATTGCGGTAGATGCCATGAC TTTTATATCGGACTACGATACAGCATTTTGCATGATGGCGCGGAGAAATCGTGAATTTCTCTTCCTATTTCTGATCCAGCTCTACGTGAGTATCAACAAGTGCGAGGAGGATATTTCGTGGTGTTTACCCGATACGGTTATCGAAAACATTACGAAATCTGTGACTGTGGATCACGTTCAAATATTAGTAGATGGAAAAACAAATAGGATTCAAGTGAAGGAAAAAAACCAAGTTCAAGAg GCTATCCCAAGGTATAATTCCACTACCTGTAGACCAAAGTGCTCTCCAACTTGTGTTGAGCATTCCACTTGTAAACGAATACCTCATGTCAGACGACCCCAATGCATATGTGACGAGGGCTACTCAGGTAATGGTTGTTTGCCACAATGTGAAAAAACAACTTGTGGTAAAAATACTGTGTGCAACAGTCCAGGAAATTGTGACTGCCTCTCGGGATACGTGAGATCGACAGACAATACGACAAACTGCGTTCCTGTATGTGATAAGCCGTGTGGAAAATTTCAAAGCTGTGTCGCACCGAACGTCTGTAATTGCACTATAGGATATGAGCAAGATCCACTGGGCCACTGTCATCCAATCTGTAGCAAGAGCTGTAATATTACTAATTTTGAAGTGTGCGTAAAACCTAACGATTGCCAATGTGTCGAGGGTTATGCTAGGGTAGAAAACAAGTGCCAGCCTCAATGTCCTCAAAAATGTGGGCTTCatcaaaaatgtgtaaaaccAGAAGTCTGCCTATGCGAAACTAACTACAAATTCGACTATCTTGGAGTCTGTCAGCCAATTTGTTTAGAGAAATGTGGCAAGAACGAAGAGTGTATAAAACCTGGAAATTGCACTTGCAAAGTTGGCTattggaaaaataataaaacggAAACGTGTGAGCCTTATTGCTCGAAAGGCTGCCCAAATTACAGTACCTGTGGCGAACCCGAAAAGTGTAAGTGTAATGATGGCTATCAGATGTCCATCTCTGGAATCTGTGAGCCCAAGTGCGATAAGTGTGGCAATCACACGTATTGCAAAGAGCCTGAAAAATGTCTTTGCCTCGATGGCTACCATCGACCAACGCCAAGCAGTGATCCCTGTCTACCCACTTGCAAAAATGAGTGTGGACCTTATGCCGAATGCACCAGCCCAAACAACTGCGATTGCCATCCTGGATACAAGAAGAACGCAACTGGTGACTGTTTACCCATATGTGCACCAGAGTGTGAGGAGTTCAGCTATTGCATCAGTCCTGGGACGTGCGCCTGCAAAGATGGTTATCAGGGCGAGGGCAATTATTGTACGCCAATCTGCAGCAACGAGTGTGAAGAAAACAGCTACTGTGCCCAGCCAGAGAAATGCGAGTGTTTCCCCGGCTATAATGCCGATGATCAGGATAATCGCAACTGTTCCAGCCCGACGGCCATGTGGATACTCATATTCCTTGGCGTGGTTACAGTTATTGCTCTCATTTCGCttatttcattcattgtcTATGTTTTCATCAGATGTTGTAAGAAACCCAGCTATTCTAATGAAAAAGATATCATTGTCTCAGATATGCGAAATGTGGATTTGGGTCAAGTCGACACCAGCCCCGAAGGCATTGACAACAGCTCCTATATTTAA
- the LOC132788063 gene encoding tenascin, giving the protein MKKNIIFCISFLIFCNYFAIINAYGHVCLRRDQVTYMDEELAYVSVPYKEKNWYGRYVVKTRMQFQWVPKLKYKFQNTYYCCEEFEYIEKTCPEHSYCSSSYAKCVCYDGYSGDDCTLIDCDNCGTNMHCYSPNKCECNTGYHKIYDDDVDCVPECNPRCGAHSFCSSPNNCECEVGYKAVVNGYNSTDCRPICAEECAPHSSCTAPGKCECDEGWHMTDGKCQPICSLSCQEHSICKAPEFCECVEGYQQREPDVCVPSCPKGCAAFARCVSPNQCECYDGYEISAESAQECVPKCMQGCPNGRCIAPEKCACNSGYLMGPQNSCEPQCSPACQHGICTGPDTCECEAGYRFAANSQHICEPICEPSCQNAACLAPQICICDVHYEMDMSAPGHVCKPSCQLECVNGTCVSPDVCGCLPGYTGPTVEGNSSICRPHCSGGCENGVCTAPDTCVCFAGYESSSQGCQRVTTTTTSTTSISTTISDTPPSDTTEDLSEYCSSSCKCWTEQSTENGVNTSGKCFSKCMDDFEKACLHPSKCRCNKSTGQLHCDVDGSSELRTFFCSEISPKDDLSSKEAALNASTSDQSAINWQTILVWCVAITVLLAMISTVAYLYLRHESQQPALYSGINGRFENVQ; this is encoded by the exons atgaaaaaaaatataattttttgtattagctttcttattttttgcaattattttgcaataattaatGCATATGGACATGTTTGCCTTAGACGAGACCAAGTAACATATATGGATGAAGAGCTTGCATATGTATCCGTGCcatacaaagaaaaaaattggTATGGACGTTATGTTGTTAAAACCAGAATGCAATTTCAGTGGGTTCCAAAG ctcaaatataaatttcaaaacacTTATTATTGCTGTGAAGAATTTGAATACATTGAAAAAACGTGTCCCGAGCATAGTTATTGCTCAAGCTCATATGCCAAATGTGTATGCTATGATGGCTATTCTGGAGATGACTGCACGTTGATCGATTGCGATAATTGCGGGACGAACATGCACTGCTACTCGCCCAATAAGTGTGAATGCAACACAGGTTACCACAAGATCTATGACGACGATGTCGATTGTGTACCCGAATGCAACCCGCGATGTGGAGCTCATAGCTTCTGCTCCTCGCCCAACAACTGCGAGTGTGAAGTGGGCTACAAGGCAGTTGTGAACGGATACAACTCAACCGATTGTCGTCCAATCTGTGCTGAGGAATGTGCGCCACACAGCAGTTGCACTGCGCCTGgtaaatgtgaatgtgatGAGGGTTGGCATATGACGGATGGCAAATGCCAGCCAATCTGCAGTTTGAGCTGCCAGGAGCACAGCATTTGTAAGGCACCGGAATTCTGTGAATGTGTCGAGGGCTATCAGCAGAGGGAACCAGATGTCTGTGTCCCAAGCTGTCCCAAGGGATGCGCCGCCTTTGCTAGGTGTGTGTCGCCCAACCAATGTGAATGCTACGATGGCTATGAGATCAGTGCGGAATCAGCGCAAGAGTGTGTACCAAAGTGTATGCAAGGCTGTCCAAATGGTCGATGCATTGCACCTGAAAAGTGTGCCTGCAACTCTGGCTACCTAATGGGCCCCCAAAACAGCTGCGAGCCCCAATGCAGCCCTGCCTGCCAACACGGAATCTGCACTGGTCCCGACACCTGTGAGTGTGAAGCTGGCTATCGGTTCGCTGCGAACTCTCAGCATATTTGTGAGCCGATCTGTGAGCCAAGTTGCCAAAATGCCGCCTGTTTAGCACCCCAGATCTGCATCTGTGATGTGCACTACGAAATGGACATGTCTGCACCTGGGCACGTCTGCAAGCCGAGCTGCCAATTGGAGTGTGTGAATGGCACATGTGTGTCGCCCGATGTGTGCGGCTGCTTGCCGGGATACACTGGTCCAACTGTCGAGGGTAACTCCTCCATTTGCCGACCTCACTGCAGCGGGGGTTGTGAAAACGGTGTCTGCACTGCACCCGACacttgtgtgtgctttgctgGCTACGAGAGCAGCTCGCAGGGATGTCAACGAGTCACGACTACCACTACTTCTACCACTTCCATCTCCACCACAATCAGCGATACGCCTCCCTCTGATACTACCGAAGATCTATCCGAATATTGTTCGAGCAGCTGCAAATGTTGGACTGAACAATCAACTGAGAACGGTGTTAACACCTCGGGCAAGTGCTTCAGCAAGTGCATGGATGACTTTGAGAAGGCATGCTTGCATCCCTCCAAGTGTCGCTGCAATAAGTCAACAGGACAGCTACACTGTGACGTCGATGGCTCCAGTGAACTGCGAACGTTTTTCTGTTCAGAGATTAGTCCAAAAGATGATTTGTCCTCGAAGGAAGCTGCCTTAAACGCTTCGACGTCCGACCAAAGCGCTATCAACTGGCAGACAATCCTAGTTTGGTGTGTTGCCATAACCGTCCTCTTGGCAATGATCTCGACTGTCGCCTATCTCTATCTTAGGCATGAGAGCCAACAACCTGCACTTTACTCTGGCATCAATGGCAGATTTGAGAATGTGCAGTAA